The following are from one region of the Cyclopterus lumpus isolate fCycLum1 chromosome 21, fCycLum1.pri, whole genome shotgun sequence genome:
- the LOC117750122 gene encoding interferon alpha/beta receptor 1a-like isoform X4: MITLNTNYQLSWDWDQSSSAVNFTTQYVSKYQLRSKKKSPIWSTACQNTSSRSCDLTQFNLYYLGIYVLRVEANVNGHVSGWVKKEFCPDKDAALGPPSKVALLPAGSDLEVVISDPLTSTNNSMRENYPDLYYHILYWERSIDTQAIGTQTLRSRANIVTLPKLKAWTWYCVSVQSHDDFYNKKSSFTSPHCMQTEGATPWWQIFGYFVLSLVICFLVMLVSIYSFFWCYKTIKATLFPAVQLPFQQYLCDLTGSDFPRLLTPDSDSELSCDKVTVCPESPVLKIHIPPPEALPAPPSGLEPDSSGRHSRQDSSGSGDSGVYSTGGSSSLRQPNSSHSSTGAKVSGQGPFDLEQVKMQDMAPGLETQLVNADEGIVDMCV, translated from the exons ATGATCACCTTGAACACCAATTACCAACTGAGCTGGGATTGGGACCAGAGTTCATCGGCTGTCAACTTCACCACACAATATGTGTC GAAGTACCAGCTGAGGTCTAAAAAAAAGAGTCCGATATGGAGTACTGCGTGTCAGAATACGTCGAGTAGGTCATGTGACCTTACACAGTTCAATCTGTACTACCTGGGCATCTACGTACTTCGTGTAGAAGCCAACGTGAACGGACATGTCTCCGGCTGGGTGAAGAAGGAATTCTGCCCTGATAAAGATG CTGCTTTGGGTCCTCCAAGCAAAGTGGCCCTTTTGCCTGCTGGAAGTGACCTGGAAGTTGTCATCTCTGATCCTCTGACCAGCACCAACAACTCCATGAGGGAAAATTATCCTGATCTTTATTACCACATCCTTTACTGGGAACGCTCCATAGACACACAG GCCATAGGAACTCAGACGTTGCGTAGCAGAGCCAACATAGTGACTTTGCCAAAGCTGAAGGCCTGGACTTGGTACTGTGTGAGCGTCCAGTCACACGATGACTTCTACAACAAGAAGAGCAGCTTCACCTCACCCCACTGCATGCAGACCGAAG GTGCCACTCCGTGGTGGCAAATCTTCGGGTACTTCGTGCTCTCTCTGGTGATCTGCTTCCTGGTCATGCTGGTCTCAATCTACAGCTTCTTTTGGTGCTATAAGACTATTAAGGCAACGTTGTTCCCGGCCGTCCAGCTGCCCTTCCAG CAGTATCTTTGTGACTTAACTGGGTCTGACTTTCCTCGCCTCCTCACTCCGGATTCCGACTCCGAGCTGTCGTGTGATAAGGTCACTGTGTGTCCGGAGTCCCCGGTCCTGAAAATCCACATCCCTCCCCCTGAGGCCCTGCCGGCACCCCCATCAGGCCTGGAGCCTGACAGCAG TGGCAGACACAGTCGTCAGGACAGCAGTGGCAGTGGAGACTCAGGAGTGTACTCCACGGGGGGCAGCTCAAGCCTGCGGCAGCCCAACAGCAGCCATTCCTCCACGGGGGCCAAAGTCTCTGGGCAGGGACCCTTTGACTTGGAGCAGGTGAAGATGCAGGACATGGCTCCAGGGCTCGAGACTCAACTTGTGAATGCCGACGAGGGCATTGTAGACATGTGTGTCTGA
- the LOC117750122 gene encoding interferon alpha/beta receptor 1b-like isoform X3: MSTIGAELKPPENLTMITLNTNYQLSWDWDQSSSAVNFTTQYVSKYQLRSKKKSPIWSTACQNTSSRSCDLTQFNLYYLGIYVLRVEANVNGHVSGWVKKEFCPDKDAALGPPSKVALLPAGSDLEVVISDPLTSTNNSMRENYPDLYYHILYWERSIDTQAIGTQTLRSRANIVTLPKLKAWTWYCVSVQSHDDFYNKKSSFTSPHCMQTEGATPWWQIFGYFVLSLVICFLVMLVSIYSFFWCYKTIKATLFPAVQLPFQQYLCDLTGSDFPRLLTPDSDSELSCDKVTVCPESPVLKIHIPPPEALPAPPSGLEPDSSGRHSRQDSSGSGDSGVYSTGGSSSLRQPNSSHSSTGAKVSGQGPFDLEQVKMQDMAPGLETQLVNADEGIVDMCV; this comes from the exons atgtcaacaa TCGGAGCAGAGCTGAAACCACCAGAGAATTTGACCATGATCACCTTGAACACCAATTACCAACTGAGCTGGGATTGGGACCAGAGTTCATCGGCTGTCAACTTCACCACACAATATGTGTC GAAGTACCAGCTGAGGTCTAAAAAAAAGAGTCCGATATGGAGTACTGCGTGTCAGAATACGTCGAGTAGGTCATGTGACCTTACACAGTTCAATCTGTACTACCTGGGCATCTACGTACTTCGTGTAGAAGCCAACGTGAACGGACATGTCTCCGGCTGGGTGAAGAAGGAATTCTGCCCTGATAAAGATG CTGCTTTGGGTCCTCCAAGCAAAGTGGCCCTTTTGCCTGCTGGAAGTGACCTGGAAGTTGTCATCTCTGATCCTCTGACCAGCACCAACAACTCCATGAGGGAAAATTATCCTGATCTTTATTACCACATCCTTTACTGGGAACGCTCCATAGACACACAG GCCATAGGAACTCAGACGTTGCGTAGCAGAGCCAACATAGTGACTTTGCCAAAGCTGAAGGCCTGGACTTGGTACTGTGTGAGCGTCCAGTCACACGATGACTTCTACAACAAGAAGAGCAGCTTCACCTCACCCCACTGCATGCAGACCGAAG GTGCCACTCCGTGGTGGCAAATCTTCGGGTACTTCGTGCTCTCTCTGGTGATCTGCTTCCTGGTCATGCTGGTCTCAATCTACAGCTTCTTTTGGTGCTATAAGACTATTAAGGCAACGTTGTTCCCGGCCGTCCAGCTGCCCTTCCAG CAGTATCTTTGTGACTTAACTGGGTCTGACTTTCCTCGCCTCCTCACTCCGGATTCCGACTCCGAGCTGTCGTGTGATAAGGTCACTGTGTGTCCGGAGTCCCCGGTCCTGAAAATCCACATCCCTCCCCCTGAGGCCCTGCCGGCACCCCCATCAGGCCTGGAGCCTGACAGCAG TGGCAGACACAGTCGTCAGGACAGCAGTGGCAGTGGAGACTCAGGAGTGTACTCCACGGGGGGCAGCTCAAGCCTGCGGCAGCCCAACAGCAGCCATTCCTCCACGGGGGCCAAAGTCTCTGGGCAGGGACCCTTTGACTTGGAGCAGGTGAAGATGCAGGACATGGCTCCAGGGCTCGAGACTCAACTTGTGAATGCCGACGAGGGCATTGTAGACATGTGTGTCTGA
- the LOC117750122 gene encoding interferon alpha/beta receptor 1b-like isoform X1 yields the protein MWKNCQDLEEYNQAAMSAAFYLCLLFWYLQTNAVGAELKPPENLTMITLNTNYQLSWDWDQSSSAVNFTTQYVSKYQLRSKKKSPIWSTACQNTSSRSCDLTQFNLYYLGIYVLRVEANVNGHVSGWVKKEFCPDKDAALGPPSKVALLPAGSDLEVVISDPLTSTNNSMRENYPDLYYHILYWERSIDTQAIGTQTLRSRANIVTLPKLKAWTWYCVSVQSHDDFYNKKSSFTSPHCMQTEGATPWWQIFGYFVLSLVICFLVMLVSIYSFFWCYKTIKATLFPAVQLPFQQYLCDLTGSDFPRLLTPDSDSELSCDKVTVCPESPVLKIHIPPPEALPAPPSGLEPDSSGRHSRQDSSGSGDSGVYSTGGSSSLRQPNSSHSSTGAKVSGQGPFDLEQVKMQDMAPGLETQLVNADEGIVDMCV from the exons ATGTGGAAAAACTGCCAGGATCTCGAGGAATATAACCAAGCAGCCATGTCCGCTGCTTTTTACTTATGCCTTCTCTTTTGGTACCTCCAAACCAACGCTG TCGGAGCAGAGCTGAAACCACCAGAGAATTTGACCATGATCACCTTGAACACCAATTACCAACTGAGCTGGGATTGGGACCAGAGTTCATCGGCTGTCAACTTCACCACACAATATGTGTC GAAGTACCAGCTGAGGTCTAAAAAAAAGAGTCCGATATGGAGTACTGCGTGTCAGAATACGTCGAGTAGGTCATGTGACCTTACACAGTTCAATCTGTACTACCTGGGCATCTACGTACTTCGTGTAGAAGCCAACGTGAACGGACATGTCTCCGGCTGGGTGAAGAAGGAATTCTGCCCTGATAAAGATG CTGCTTTGGGTCCTCCAAGCAAAGTGGCCCTTTTGCCTGCTGGAAGTGACCTGGAAGTTGTCATCTCTGATCCTCTGACCAGCACCAACAACTCCATGAGGGAAAATTATCCTGATCTTTATTACCACATCCTTTACTGGGAACGCTCCATAGACACACAG GCCATAGGAACTCAGACGTTGCGTAGCAGAGCCAACATAGTGACTTTGCCAAAGCTGAAGGCCTGGACTTGGTACTGTGTGAGCGTCCAGTCACACGATGACTTCTACAACAAGAAGAGCAGCTTCACCTCACCCCACTGCATGCAGACCGAAG GTGCCACTCCGTGGTGGCAAATCTTCGGGTACTTCGTGCTCTCTCTGGTGATCTGCTTCCTGGTCATGCTGGTCTCAATCTACAGCTTCTTTTGGTGCTATAAGACTATTAAGGCAACGTTGTTCCCGGCCGTCCAGCTGCCCTTCCAG CAGTATCTTTGTGACTTAACTGGGTCTGACTTTCCTCGCCTCCTCACTCCGGATTCCGACTCCGAGCTGTCGTGTGATAAGGTCACTGTGTGTCCGGAGTCCCCGGTCCTGAAAATCCACATCCCTCCCCCTGAGGCCCTGCCGGCACCCCCATCAGGCCTGGAGCCTGACAGCAG TGGCAGACACAGTCGTCAGGACAGCAGTGGCAGTGGAGACTCAGGAGTGTACTCCACGGGGGGCAGCTCAAGCCTGCGGCAGCCCAACAGCAGCCATTCCTCCACGGGGGCCAAAGTCTCTGGGCAGGGACCCTTTGACTTGGAGCAGGTGAAGATGCAGGACATGGCTCCAGGGCTCGAGACTCAACTTGTGAATGCCGACGAGGGCATTGTAGACATGTGTGTCTGA
- the LOC117750122 gene encoding interferon alpha/beta receptor 1b-like isoform X2, whose protein sequence is MWKNCQDLEEYNQAAMSAAFYLCLLFWYLQTNAVGAELKPPENLTMITLNTNYQLSWDWDQSSSAVNFTTQYVSKYQLRSKKKSPIWSTACQNTSSRSCDLTQFNLYYLGIYVLRVEANVNGHVSGWVKKEFCPDKDAALGPPSKVALLPAGSDLEVVISDPLTSTNNSMRENYPDLYYHILYWERSIDTQAIGTQTLRSRANIVTLPKLKAWTWYCVSVQSHDDFYNKKSSFTSPHCMQTEGATPWWQIFGYFVLSLVICFLVMLVSIYSFFWCYKTIKATLFPAVQLPFQYLCDLTGSDFPRLLTPDSDSELSCDKVTVCPESPVLKIHIPPPEALPAPPSGLEPDSSGRHSRQDSSGSGDSGVYSTGGSSSLRQPNSSHSSTGAKVSGQGPFDLEQVKMQDMAPGLETQLVNADEGIVDMCV, encoded by the exons ATGTGGAAAAACTGCCAGGATCTCGAGGAATATAACCAAGCAGCCATGTCCGCTGCTTTTTACTTATGCCTTCTCTTTTGGTACCTCCAAACCAACGCTG TCGGAGCAGAGCTGAAACCACCAGAGAATTTGACCATGATCACCTTGAACACCAATTACCAACTGAGCTGGGATTGGGACCAGAGTTCATCGGCTGTCAACTTCACCACACAATATGTGTC GAAGTACCAGCTGAGGTCTAAAAAAAAGAGTCCGATATGGAGTACTGCGTGTCAGAATACGTCGAGTAGGTCATGTGACCTTACACAGTTCAATCTGTACTACCTGGGCATCTACGTACTTCGTGTAGAAGCCAACGTGAACGGACATGTCTCCGGCTGGGTGAAGAAGGAATTCTGCCCTGATAAAGATG CTGCTTTGGGTCCTCCAAGCAAAGTGGCCCTTTTGCCTGCTGGAAGTGACCTGGAAGTTGTCATCTCTGATCCTCTGACCAGCACCAACAACTCCATGAGGGAAAATTATCCTGATCTTTATTACCACATCCTTTACTGGGAACGCTCCATAGACACACAG GCCATAGGAACTCAGACGTTGCGTAGCAGAGCCAACATAGTGACTTTGCCAAAGCTGAAGGCCTGGACTTGGTACTGTGTGAGCGTCCAGTCACACGATGACTTCTACAACAAGAAGAGCAGCTTCACCTCACCCCACTGCATGCAGACCGAAG GTGCCACTCCGTGGTGGCAAATCTTCGGGTACTTCGTGCTCTCTCTGGTGATCTGCTTCCTGGTCATGCTGGTCTCAATCTACAGCTTCTTTTGGTGCTATAAGACTATTAAGGCAACGTTGTTCCCGGCCGTCCAGCTGCCCTTCCAG TATCTTTGTGACTTAACTGGGTCTGACTTTCCTCGCCTCCTCACTCCGGATTCCGACTCCGAGCTGTCGTGTGATAAGGTCACTGTGTGTCCGGAGTCCCCGGTCCTGAAAATCCACATCCCTCCCCCTGAGGCCCTGCCGGCACCCCCATCAGGCCTGGAGCCTGACAGCAG TGGCAGACACAGTCGTCAGGACAGCAGTGGCAGTGGAGACTCAGGAGTGTACTCCACGGGGGGCAGCTCAAGCCTGCGGCAGCCCAACAGCAGCCATTCCTCCACGGGGGCCAAAGTCTCTGGGCAGGGACCCTTTGACTTGGAGCAGGTGAAGATGCAGGACATGGCTCCAGGGCTCGAGACTCAACTTGTGAATGCCGACGAGGGCATTGTAGACATGTGTGTCTGA